Proteins encoded by one window of Vitis riparia cultivar Riparia Gloire de Montpellier isolate 1030 chromosome 11, EGFV_Vit.rip_1.0, whole genome shotgun sequence:
- the LOC117924458 gene encoding MDIS1-interacting receptor like kinase 2-like — protein MIKSFLIAELAYVSKVDNKTDVYSFGVVTLEVIFGKHPRELISSLLSSASSSSSSPSTVYHLLLNEEIDQRLAPPVNQVAEEVVVAVKLAFACLHANPQSRPTMRQVCQTLSRQCPPLSKPFSMITLGELLGHGGESS, from the exons ATGATAAAATCTTTCTTAATTGCAGAACTTGCTTACGTGTCAAAGGTGGATAATAAAACAGATGTTTACAGCTTCGGAGTGGTAACATTGGAAGTTATTTTTGGAAAGCATCCTAGGGAACTCATTTCATCACTCTTATCATCAGCG TCTTCATCATCCTCATCACCATCAACTGTCTATCATTTACTGTTGAATGAAGAGATAGACCAGCGTCTCGCTCCTCCTGTGAACCAAGTGGCTGAGGAAGTAGTGGTTGCAGTGAAGCTAGCATTTGCATGTTTGCATGCTAATCCCCAATCTCGACCAACCATGCGACAAGTTTGTCAGACACTCTCAAGACAGTGTCCACCATTGTCAAAGCCTTTCTCCATGATTACTTTGGGTGAACTGCTAGGTCATGGAGGTGAAAGTAGCTGA